Proteins encoded by one window of Rutidosis leptorrhynchoides isolate AG116_Rl617_1_P2 chromosome 7, CSIRO_AGI_Rlap_v1, whole genome shotgun sequence:
- the LOC139858025 gene encoding tetrahydroberberine oxidase-like has protein sequence MKSQLILSFLTLCFCVTLSTSFHDHVTPSSQGFISCIESKYNNVSGISQLIFTPKNVSFLPIWEARVNNHRFNKTSTPKPSVIVTPIDDAQIRATLLCSKKCGYEMRIRSGGHDYEAVSSTADVPFVILDLARMRSVNVNVAKRTTWVQGGATLGEVYYTISRKTNKLSFPGGLCPTVGIGGYIGGGGYGNLMRKYGLAADNVVDVRFMDINGKILNRKSMGEDLFWAIRGGGSASFGIVLAWKLRLVPVPELVTVFLVNITLEQGATEIFYKYQHVIPNIDENLSIRVQMFSEDIVNTNKKTIRMLFYGLYQGSMDTLLSLLDEKYPELNVTREICQEVTMVQSALFFQGYPTNTSLEALANLTIGIRLNGQNKLDYVYTPIPISGLKNIWRQMFNSVGSTVIIQPFGGKVNEYSESALPFPHRAGVLYQFHQLVRFDDQTSDTTPISLQRISWLRNFNKYITPYVSKNPRGAFYNYIDFDLGVGSATYEEASVWGNKYWKKENFKRLIRIKAKVDPHNFFHHPQSIPVF, from the coding sequence ATGAAATCGCAACTAATACTTTCATTTTTAACTCTTTGTTTTTGTGTAACATTATCAACATCCTTCCATGATCATGTTACACCAAGTTCTCAAGGTTTCATAAGTTGCATTGAATCCAAATACAATAATGTCAGTGGCATCTCTCAACTCATTTTCACCCCTAAAAATGTATCTTTTCTACCAATTTGGGAAGCTAGAGTCAACAACCATAGATTCAACAAAACCTCAACTCCCAAACCGTCGGTCATTGTTACTCCGATCGACGATGCTCAAATCCGAGCAACACTTTTATGCAGCAAGAAATGTGGGTACGAGATGAGGATTAGGAGTGGAGGCCATGACTATGAGGCAGTCTCGTCTACCGCCGATGTTCCTTTTGTGATACTTGATCTAGCCAGAATGAGGTCTGTAAATGTGAACGTTGCAAAAAGGACCACATGGGTTCAAGGTGGCGCTACACTTGGTGAAGTGTACTATACCATATCTCGAAAGACCAACAAGTTGTCTTTCCCTGGTGGTTTATGTCCCACTGTGGGTATTGGTGGGTATATAGGTGGGGGTGGCTATGGAAACTTGATGAGGAAATATGGTCTTGCTGCGGATAATGTTgttgatgttcggttcatggataTCAATGGAAAGATTTTAAATAGAAAGTCTATGGGCGAAGATCTATTTTGGGCAATTCGTGGTGGTGGGTCTGCAAGTTTTGGAATCGTTCTTGCATGGAAGCTTAGGTTGGTTCCGGTGCCGGAATTAGTAACTGTATTTTTAGTGAACATAACTTTGGAACAAGGTGCCACGGAGATTTTCTATAAGTATCAACACGTTATACCAAATATTGATGAAAATTTGTCCATCAGAGTTCAAATGTTTAGCGAAGATATCGTCAACACTAACAAGAAAACCATACGAATGTTATTTTATGGACTTTATCAGGGCTCAATGGACACATTGCTTTCTTTATTAGACGAAAAGTACCCCGAGCTTAATGTCACACGGGAAATTTGTCAAGAGGTGACAATGGTCCAGTCGGCCCTTTTTTTCCAAGGCTATCCAACTAACACCTCACTAGAAGCCCTTGCTAACCTAACTATCGGCATTAGGCTCAACGGACAAAACAAATTAGATTACGTATACACCCCAATTCCCATAAGTGGCCTCAAAAATATCTGGAGACAGATGTTTAACAGTGTAGGATCAACAGTGATCATACAACCTTTTGGGGGAAAAGTGAATGAGTACTCAGAGTCAGCCCTTCCTTTTCCTCACAGAGCTGGAGTGTTGTACCAATTTCACCAATTGGTTCGGTTTGATGACCAAACCTCAGACACAACACCAATATCGCTTCAACGTATAAGTTGGTTACGCAACTTTAACAAGTATATAACACCTTATGTTTCGAAGAACCCGAGGGGGGCTTTTTATAACTACATTGATTTTGATCTGGGTGTTGGAAGTGCTACTTATGAAGAAGCAAGTGTGTGGGGCAACAAATACTGGAAGAAAGAAAACTTTAAGAGGTTAATTCGCATCAAAGCTAAAGTTGATCCACACAACTTCTTTCACCATCCACAAAGTATACCGGTTTTCTAG